Proteins encoded by one window of Sorangium aterium:
- the bufB gene encoding MNIO family bufferin maturase, which produces MVNLERMRLGLPDLGVGVGLRIPHYRHIFEHQPRVDWFEIISENFMVDGGMPIANLERFLSSYRLVQHGVSLSIGSTDPLDFDYLRRLKALLARVGSPWVSDHLCWTGAHGINLHDLLPLPYTDEAVRHVAARARVVQDFLEVRLALENVSSYLTFTASRMSEWEFLSAVAEEADCGILLDVNNVYVSSYNHGFDPEAYIDGVPHHRIVQFHLAGHTHQGAYILDTHSDHVVDAVWALYRRAVARAGDVSTLIEWDDDIPSFEVLAAEAEKARAIREEVARARAA; this is translated from the coding sequence ATGGTGAACCTCGAACGGATGCGGCTGGGACTCCCCGACCTCGGCGTCGGCGTCGGGCTGCGCATCCCGCACTACCGCCACATCTTCGAGCACCAGCCCCGGGTCGACTGGTTCGAGATCATCAGCGAGAACTTCATGGTGGACGGCGGCATGCCGATCGCCAACCTCGAGCGCTTCCTCTCGAGCTACCGCCTCGTCCAGCACGGCGTCTCGCTGTCGATCGGCAGCACGGATCCGCTCGATTTCGACTACCTGCGCCGGCTGAAGGCGCTGCTGGCCAGGGTGGGCTCGCCCTGGGTGAGCGATCACCTGTGCTGGACGGGCGCGCACGGGATCAACCTGCACGATCTGCTCCCGTTGCCGTACACCGACGAGGCCGTGCGGCACGTCGCGGCGCGGGCGCGGGTGGTGCAGGACTTCCTCGAGGTCCGGCTCGCGCTCGAGAACGTGTCGAGCTACCTGACCTTCACGGCGAGCCGGATGAGCGAGTGGGAGTTCCTCTCGGCGGTCGCGGAGGAGGCCGACTGCGGCATCCTGCTCGACGTCAACAACGTCTACGTCTCCTCGTACAACCACGGCTTCGATCCGGAGGCCTACATCGACGGCGTGCCGCACCACCGGATCGTGCAGTTCCACCTCGCCGGCCACACGCACCAGGGCGCGTACATCCTCGACACCCACAGCGATCACGTGGTCGACGCCGTGTGGGCGCTCTACCGGCGCGCGGTCGCCCGCGCCGGCGACGTCTCGACGCTGATCGAGTGGGACGACGACATCCCCTCGTTCGAGGTCCTCGCCGCCGAGGCGGAGAAGGCGCGGGCGATCCGCGAGGAGGTGGCGCGTGCGCGCGCCGCCTGA